A stretch of DNA from Streptomyces sp. NBC_01197:
GGACGAATCCCTCGCCGGGCACGCCGGCCTCGCCGGTGAGCCAGTTCGCCGTCTCGATCAGGCGGGGCAGGTCGATACCGGTGTCCACCCCGGACAGTTCGAGCAGTTGCACGGCGTCCTCGGTGCACAGGCCGCCGCCCTGGGTGCCGGGTACCGCGGGATGGCCGCCGCTGCCGGCGAGGGAGGTGTCGATGTCGCGGACGCCGAGTTCGAGGAGCGGCAGCAGGGCGGCGAGGCCCATGCCGCGGTCGTCGTGCACCTGCACCGTCAGGTTCCCCGGCGGCACATGCGCGAGCGCGGCGGTGACGAGTTCGCACATCTGGGTCGGCGCCGCGTAGCCGGAGGAATCCGCGAGAATCCAACGGTCCACCCCTGTGTCGAGGAGCCGCCGGGCCAGCGGTTGGAGGTCCGCGCCGGTCCGTGGAGGGCCTGTCGGCCCGCCCCAGGCGAAGATGACGTAGGTGCCGAGCACGATGTTCCGGTCCGCGGCGTACGCGGCCATGCGCTCCAGTTCACGCATCGAGTCCTGCGGGGACCGTCCGGTGTTGGCGCGGGCGAACTCCTCGTCGGCGGACAGCAGGAAGTACGCCGTGTCGGTTCCCGCGTCGACCGCGCGGGCGAGCCCGCGCAGGTTGGCGACGCAGCAGTCGAGACTGAGTCCGGGCACGTGCCGCACGCCGGCGAACACCTCCGCGGCGTCGGCGAGGCCTGGCACGAGATCGGGCCTGACGAAGGAGGACAACTCGAACGCCCGGACGCCGGCTTCGACGAGCCGCCGCACGAGTTCGGTCTTGACTTCGGTCGGGACCTCATGGTCCTGGAAGGCCAACCGGGGGGCGATCTCCCGGATGCGTACCGCGTCGGGCAGGGACATGATGCTCCTCAGGCGTGGCGGGTGGGCTTGAGCCCGGCGGCGAGCGCGTCCCAGGCGTCAGTGCGGCCCCGGTCACGCAGCTGGTGTTTGCGGATCTTGCCGTTCGGGGTGGCGGGGAGCTGGTCCACGAAGCGGTAGTAGCGGGGGACCATGAAGTGCGGCATCGACCGGTCGCAGTGCGAGAACAGGCCGGCGTGGTCCGGTTCGTGGCCGGGTTCGAGTTGCACGACGGCGAGGACCTCGTCCTCGCCCAGTTCCGAGGGCGTGGCGACGGCGGCGGCGGCCACGACGCCGGGGTAGGCCAGCAGGACCGACTCGACCTCGTGGGAGGAGATGTTCTCGCCGCGGCGACGCAGAGCATCCTTCTTGCGGTCGATGAAGTAGAAGTAGCCGTCTTCGTCGGTGTACCCCATGTCGCCGGTGTGCCACCAGAGATCCTTAGTGGTCGCGAGCGTCGCCTCGGGATCGCGGTGGTATCCGGAGAACATGATGTTCGCCAGGCGGGGCCGGTACGCGATCTCCCCGGCCTGGCCCGGCGCGGCACGGTTCCCGGACTCGTCGTGGATCTCCACGATGGACGATTCGGTGGGCACGCCGAGCGAGCCGACCTTCCGCGCGCCGATCGGGTTGTAGAGGACGTTCTTGATCTCGGTGAGCCCGTAGCCCTCGACGACGTGTACGCCGAAGCGCTCCTCGAACGGATGGAGCACCTGGGGCGGGGCGGGTGCGGCGAAGACCTTCGTCGCCTGGTGGTCGCGGTCGCGGTCGGAGGGGGGTCGCGCCAGGAGCATCGGCAGGACGGAGCCGAGGGCGTTGAACTGGGTGACCCGGTGGGCGCGCAGCTCGTCCCAGAACCTGCTGGCGCTGAACCGGCGGCCGAGGATCACGGCCGCCCCCGCGTAGAAGGCGTGCAGGGATATGTTGATCCGCGCGGCACCGTGGAACAGCGGCAGACACGTGTAGAGCCGCTCGTCGGCGGTCGTGGCCATCTGTACCGCGCACTCACGCGCGGCGACCAGTGGCATCAGGTGCGGGTAGATCACGCCCTTGCTCCGCCCGGTCGTTCCGGACGTGAGCATGTTCGCGACCGGGTCCTGCGGCGCCACGCGAGGGAGGTCCGCCGCCGTGCCTCCCGCTGCGAGCAGGTCGTTCCAGCTCCGTACCGACACCGAGGGCGCGACGCGATGGGGACGGCCGCCGTCCACCAGCACGACGGTCTTGAGTGTCGGGGGCACTTCGGGCAGTTCGGTGACGAGTTTCAGCAAGGCCGTGTCGGTGACCAGCACGCGCACGTCGGTGCTACGGATCGCGTGGTCGAGGAAAGAGCCCTTGTAGGCGGTGTTGATCGGGACTTCGACGAGACCGGCGCGGGCCGACCCGAGCCAGGCGAGCAGGTGTTCGGGCCGGTTGGGCAGGAAGATCCCCACCGAGCTGCCCTGGGGGGCGCCCACCGCGAGGAGACCGCGCGCCACGTCGGTGACCACCGCGTCGAGTGCGCCGTAGGTCAGTTCGCTGTCTTCGCAGACAAGCGCGGTCCTGTCCGGGTGTTCCGCGGCGCGGGCGGCGATGAGGCCGCCAACCGTACCGTCGGCGAGATCGGAGAGGTTCTCCGGACCCGGGGCGCCGTCGTCCCGGGCGATGGTTGGTTTCATGCCAGCTCCTTCTTCGCGCGGGCCAGGAATTCCTCCAATGACGGGTCCCAGGCCGCCTCGGCGCCGGTCGTCACGAGGAACGTGTCGACTCCGAGTTCCCGGTACCTGCCGAGGGTGTCCAGGACGCGCTCCTCCGTGCCGACCAGCGCCTGCGAGTTGGCGAAGCCGCCCAGGAGCTTGGTCAGCCCGGTCCAGAAGCAGTCGTCGTGCAACTCCTCGTCGGTGAGCGCGAGCGCCCGCTGCCGCCCGACGGAGGTGTCGGTCGACGTGGATCGCAGGAAGGTCGGGGTCCCGGCCGCCTCGGCGATCTGCCGCTGCACGGCACGGGCCCGGGCCCAGGCGTCCT
This window harbors:
- a CDS encoding pyruvate carboxyltransferase, which codes for MSLPDAVRIREIAPRLAFQDHEVPTEVKTELVRRLVEAGVRAFELSSFVRPDLVPGLADAAEVFAGVRHVPGLSLDCCVANLRGLARAVDAGTDTAYFLLSADEEFARANTGRSPQDSMRELERMAAYAADRNIVLGTYVIFAWGGPTGPPRTGADLQPLARRLLDTGVDRWILADSSGYAAPTQMCELVTAALAHVPPGNLTVQVHDDRGMGLAALLPLLELGVRDIDTSLAGSGGHPAVPGTQGGGLCTEDAVQLLELSGVDTGIDLPRLIETANWLTGEAGVPGEGFVRHAGPVPSTAQPGTPLSFTW
- a CDS encoding AMP-binding protein, with amino-acid sequence MKPTIARDDGAPGPENLSDLADGTVGGLIAARAAEHPDRTALVCEDSELTYGALDAVVTDVARGLLAVGAPQGSSVGIFLPNRPEHLLAWLGSARAGLVEVPINTAYKGSFLDHAIRSTDVRVLVTDTALLKLVTELPEVPPTLKTVVLVDGGRPHRVAPSVSVRSWNDLLAAGGTAADLPRVAPQDPVANMLTSGTTGRSKGVIYPHLMPLVAARECAVQMATTADERLYTCLPLFHGAARINISLHAFYAGAAVILGRRFSASRFWDELRAHRVTQFNALGSVLPMLLARPPSDRDRDHQATKVFAAPAPPQVLHPFEERFGVHVVEGYGLTEIKNVLYNPIGARKVGSLGVPTESSIVEIHDESGNRAAPGQAGEIAYRPRLANIMFSGYHRDPEATLATTKDLWWHTGDMGYTDEDGYFYFIDRKKDALRRRGENISSHEVESVLLAYPGVVAAAAVATPSELGEDEVLAVVQLEPGHEPDHAGLFSHCDRSMPHFMVPRYYRFVDQLPATPNGKIRKHQLRDRGRTDAWDALAAGLKPTRHA